A genomic stretch from Helianthus annuus cultivar XRQ/B chromosome 1, HanXRQr2.0-SUNRISE, whole genome shotgun sequence includes:
- the LOC110872158 gene encoding K(+) efflux antiporter 2, chloroplastic-like isoform X2: MYLYERSSSKDSAVIHRTVLVGSDLYLNTNDAIRTLKVSWHPYGDTHLGILYSDSVFSDRVAVGRALDLPVYFGDAGSREVKLISIHTTENHMMWNHSVLHKIGAERACAAAITLDTPGANYRTVWALSKYFPNVKTFVRAHDVDHGLNLEKAGVAAVVPETLEPSLQLASVVLAHAKLPMSEIAATINEFRSCHLSELTEPLLCDPNPNSPANSEVARLTTTSSSIG, from the exons ATGTACCTATATGAGCGTTCTTCATCAAAAGATAGTGCTGTGATACACAG GACAGTATTAGTTGGCTCAGATCTCTACCTCAACACGAACGATGCCATACGGACTCTAAAAGTATCATGGCATCCTTATGGTGATACTCATCTTGGAATTCTATATTCGGATTCGGTTTTCAG TGACCGAGTAGCAGTTGGACGTGCACTTGACCTTCCTGTATATTTTGGGGATGCTGGTAGTCGAGAGGTGAAGTTAATTTCTATACATACAACTGAAAACCACATGATGTGGAATCACTCGGTGTTGCATAAGATTGGGGCGGAAAGAGCTTGTGCTGCAGCAATCACTCTAGATACACCTGGTGCAAATTATAGAACTGTTTGGGCTCTCAGCAAGTATTTCCCAAACGTAAAGACTTTTGTACGCGCTCATGATGTTGATCATGGACTCAATCTGGAGAAGGCTGGTGTAGCAGCG GTTGTGCCTGAGACATTAGAACCCAGTCTACAGTTAGCATCTGTTGTTCTTGCACAC GCTAAATTACCAATGTCGGAGATAGCAGCCACAATCAACGAGTTCAGATCCTGTCACCTTTCAGAACTAACTGAG CCATTGCTCTGTGATCCAAACCCAAACTCGCCAGCGAACTCAGAAGTAGCACGGTTAACAACAACAAGCTCCTCAATTGGCTAA
- the LOC110872158 gene encoding K(+) efflux antiporter 2, chloroplastic-like isoform X1 produces the protein MYLYERSSSKDSAVIHRTVLVGSDLYLNTNDAIRTLKVSWHPYGDTHLGILYSDSVFSDRVAVGRALDLPVYFGDAGSREVKLISIHTTENHMMWNHSVLHKIGAERACAAAITLDTPGANYRTVWALSKYFPNVKTFVRAHDVDHGLNLEKAGVAAVVPETLEPSLQLASVVLAHAKLPMSEIAATINEFRSCHLSELTELCETSGSSLGYGFSCIVVKPKSQPSESTDDNQVSEGTLAS, from the exons ATGTACCTATATGAGCGTTCTTCATCAAAAGATAGTGCTGTGATACACAG GACAGTATTAGTTGGCTCAGATCTCTACCTCAACACGAACGATGCCATACGGACTCTAAAAGTATCATGGCATCCTTATGGTGATACTCATCTTGGAATTCTATATTCGGATTCGGTTTTCAG TGACCGAGTAGCAGTTGGACGTGCACTTGACCTTCCTGTATATTTTGGGGATGCTGGTAGTCGAGAGGTGAAGTTAATTTCTATACATACAACTGAAAACCACATGATGTGGAATCACTCGGTGTTGCATAAGATTGGGGCGGAAAGAGCTTGTGCTGCAGCAATCACTCTAGATACACCTGGTGCAAATTATAGAACTGTTTGGGCTCTCAGCAAGTATTTCCCAAACGTAAAGACTTTTGTACGCGCTCATGATGTTGATCATGGACTCAATCTGGAGAAGGCTGGTGTAGCAGCG GTTGTGCCTGAGACATTAGAACCCAGTCTACAGTTAGCATCTGTTGTTCTTGCACAC GCTAAATTACCAATGTCGGAGATAGCAGCCACAATCAACGAGTTCAGATCCTGTCACCTTTCAGAACTAACTGAG TTGTGTGAAACTAGCGGTAGCTCTCTAGGGTACGGGTTTTCTTGCATCGTAGTCAAACCTAAAAGTCAGCCTTCAGAGTCTACAGATGACAACCAAGTCAGTGAAGGAACACTTGCATCATAA